One window of Chamaesiphon minutus PCC 6605 genomic DNA carries:
- the dnaB gene encoding replicative DNA helicase, producing MNDPILPNNIEVEENILGGILLDPSAMGRVIDLLTPEVFYITAHSTIYRAALDLYHQDKPTDLLSIKTWLSNHKLLKQVGGEAKLIQLLERTVSAVNIDHLASLVVDKYKRRELIAAGHDLVKLGHDTTTELESVFDQSEQKIFNLTTNKQDQFKPKIIGDCLAAVVTKISQGSEPAYPTGLGNLDTLIGGLIKQDLIIVAARASMGKTWLACHLTNHIATTQHKPVVFFSAEMSSEQLTKRLLSMHSGIDSHRLIHNTIYADEYETLKQALGTLGELPIIIDDTPASALTPAKIRSVLRKIRHERGELGLVVLDYIQKLGDRSAGNRAQAVGKFSGAFKDIAKEFDVPFVALAQINRGVESQSNKRPGMADIKDSGDIEQDMECDSFALN from the coding sequence ATGAATGATCCCATTCTACCCAACAATATCGAAGTAGAAGAGAATATCTTAGGTGGTATTCTGCTAGATCCGTCAGCTATGGGTCGAGTTATTGACTTGCTAACTCCTGAAGTTTTCTATATTACTGCTCACTCTACTATTTACCGAGCAGCTTTAGATCTTTACCATCAAGACAAACCCACCGACTTATTGAGCATAAAGACATGGTTATCTAACCACAAACTACTCAAACAGGTAGGCGGTGAAGCTAAATTAATCCAGCTATTAGAGCGGACAGTTTCAGCCGTTAATATCGACCACCTTGCATCATTGGTGGTTGATAAGTACAAACGGCGCGAACTAATCGCAGCAGGTCACGATCTGGTGAAGTTAGGACATGATACAACGACAGAACTAGAATCAGTATTCGACCAATCAGAACAGAAGATATTTAACCTAACCACAAACAAACAAGACCAGTTTAAACCCAAAATTATTGGTGATTGTCTGGCTGCTGTAGTCACCAAAATCTCACAAGGAAGCGAACCTGCATATCCTACTGGATTGGGTAATTTAGATACTTTGATTGGTGGGTTAATCAAGCAGGATCTAATCATTGTTGCTGCTAGAGCGAGTATGGGTAAAACTTGGTTAGCTTGTCATTTGACGAATCATATTGCAACTACTCAACATAAGCCAGTAGTCTTCTTCAGTGCGGAGATGTCGAGCGAACAGTTAACAAAACGGTTGCTATCGATGCACTCTGGGATTGACTCACATCGATTGATCCACAATACAATCTATGCGGATGAGTATGAAACCCTGAAACAAGCTTTGGGTACATTGGGCGAACTTCCTATCATCATTGATGATACTCCTGCTTCTGCTCTGACACCCGCCAAAATCCGCTCGGTACTGCGAAAAATCCGCCATGAGCGAGGTGAATTGGGATTGGTTGTCCTCGACTATATTCAAAAGTTGGGAGACAGGTCAGCGGGGAATAGAGCGCAGGCTGTGGGTAAGTTCTCTGGGGCGTTTAAGGATATAGCGAAGGAGTTTGATGTCCCCTTTGTGGCGTTAGCTCAGATCAACCGTGGAGTAGAGAGTCAGAGTAATAAGCGTCCTGGAATGGCGGACATTAAGGATTCGGGGGATATCGAGCAAGATATGGAGTGCGATTCGTTCGCTCTAAACTGA
- a CDS encoding DUF6262 family protein: MSNSDTKQARVDNLQQVQAARKEDSAGRVFKAIERLQKIDGKINFTTVAKEANVSVSYLYKYPEIKQRIAEVRNKQRSFPTSPVAQPNSSSTGKIITRLKEKSQQLENENKELKRKNEALAGQVYRVHYLQEQVERQQQIIEDLQGKLKGEQLDSKVTPISSKRKTTIDEQIQSELDSLDIGLNPTLTKTIKAATESTVLAAIAALKEQLSKKDIPNPGGWLNKAIREGWTKPELIPQQSAKPEYQIVTTSERPTKELISFDKLQELSTIFKQKDE, translated from the coding sequence ATGAGCAATTCAGATACCAAACAAGCTAGAGTCGATAATCTTCAACAAGTTCAAGCAGCCCGTAAGGAGGATTCAGCAGGTCGAGTTTTTAAAGCTATCGAACGTTTACAAAAGATTGATGGCAAGATTAACTTTACCACCGTCGCAAAGGAAGCTAATGTCAGTGTATCTTATCTCTACAAATATCCAGAGATCAAGCAACGCATAGCCGAAGTTAGAAATAAACAACGGTCATTCCCGACTTCACCAGTTGCTCAACCTAACTCATCTTCTACAGGTAAAATCATTACCCGTCTCAAGGAAAAAAGTCAACAACTAGAGAACGAAAATAAAGAACTCAAGCGTAAGAATGAAGCACTTGCTGGTCAAGTCTACCGAGTCCATTACCTCCAGGAGCAAGTCGAAAGGCAGCAGCAGATTATCGAAGATCTCCAAGGCAAATTAAAAGGCGAACAACTAGATAGCAAGGTAACACCAATATCAAGCAAGAGAAAAACTACGATTGACGAACAGATTCAATCCGAACTAGATTCTCTAGATATCGGTTTAAATCCGACTCTAACTAAGACAATTAAAGCTGCTACTGAATCGACTGTCTTAGCTGCAATAGCAGCACTCAAAGAGCAACTTAGTAAGAAGGATATTCCTAATCCTGGTGGCTGGTTAAACAAAGCTATTAGAGAAGGTTGGACTAAACCAGAACTAATCCCACAACAGTCAGCTAAACCGGAGTATCAAATAGTTACAACTAGCGAAAGACCAACTAAAGAATTAATCAGCTTCGACAAACTTCAAGAACTCAGTACTATTTTCAAACAGAAAGATGAATGA
- a CDS encoding tyrosine-type recombinase/integrase — protein MNVSHYSDNTSSAIKSFDWKDEQWDLRTINPNFDDRDRGIHLANFANIHLVWFKVEVKKYVKHLCKTGRSLSTIQQDLSTLRRFSRYLVRENISSFDEINRSLILDYLVQGQKVNKLKLSGLRKLFTIGTTKGWFDIDQDIIRDADYPKQYQYNPDPISDQVREQIEQNLHLLPDSIARMWLIGYFSAMRPSELALLKRDCLVREGQHWKLIWHRKKTNDHHEIPISRTIAKVVQDQQEYIQNLWSDEWDYLFCHYHNLSKTDVSQPQLEPVMKVLPIHANHPLSVGIRTLITILDIRDENGLLAKFQSKLLRSTRLTELFAQGHDLAVVSAWAGHKQFATTATHYTEVSCNLMEKEAGHIQKALVNSNGHRILYESFPKSFWETPISHKLELTQTHVNTPIYGYCGLPLNQDCHKSRACYTCECFVATIEKLPQYINTLNELRAKLIKAMSAGQEVLVEQFGRQAEQLDKIIASLQQGAA, from the coding sequence GTGAATGTTAGTCATTATAGCGACAACACTAGTTCAGCAATAAAATCATTTGACTGGAAAGATGAGCAATGGGATTTGAGAACGATTAACCCTAATTTTGATGACCGAGATCGAGGAATACATCTAGCCAACTTTGCTAATATTCATCTAGTTTGGTTTAAAGTTGAAGTCAAAAAATATGTTAAACATCTTTGTAAGACTGGCAGATCTTTAAGCACAATTCAACAAGATCTGTCTACACTCAGACGTTTCTCTCGCTACTTAGTTAGAGAAAACATATCTAGTTTTGATGAAATCAATCGTAGCCTCATCCTTGATTATTTAGTTCAAGGACAGAAGGTTAATAAACTTAAACTAAGTGGATTGCGAAAATTATTCACCATCGGAACGACTAAAGGTTGGTTTGATATCGACCAAGACATCATCCGCGATGCCGACTATCCAAAACAGTATCAATATAATCCCGACCCGATATCAGACCAGGTAAGGGAGCAAATCGAACAGAATTTACATTTATTACCAGATTCGATTGCTCGAATGTGGTTGATAGGTTACTTTTCTGCTATGCGTCCCTCAGAACTAGCCTTGCTCAAACGAGATTGTCTAGTTCGAGAAGGACAACATTGGAAATTAATCTGGCATCGAAAAAAGACCAACGATCATCATGAAATACCAATTAGTAGAACTATTGCTAAAGTAGTCCAAGATCAACAGGAGTATATTCAAAACCTTTGGAGCGATGAATGGGACTATCTATTTTGTCACTATCACAACTTATCAAAGACTGACGTATCCCAACCTCAACTAGAACCAGTTATGAAAGTTCTACCAATTCATGCAAATCATCCCTTATCAGTTGGTATTCGCACTCTAATTACAATCCTCGATATCCGCGATGAAAATGGCCTGTTAGCCAAATTTCAATCAAAATTACTCAGATCCACTCGCTTAACCGAACTATTCGCACAAGGGCACGATTTAGCAGTAGTTAGTGCCTGGGCAGGTCATAAACAATTTGCTACTACTGCTACCCACTATACCGAAGTCAGTTGCAACCTGATGGAGAAGGAAGCTGGACATATCCAGAAAGCACTTGTCAACAGTAACGGTCATCGTATTCTCTATGAATCATTTCCTAAGTCTTTTTGGGAAACCCCCATTTCCCACAAACTCGAACTAACCCAAACCCATGTTAATACACCTATCTATGGTTATTGTGGTCTACCGCTTAACCAAGACTGTCATAAATCTAGAGCTTGTTATACCTGTGAGTGCTTTGTCGCTACTATTGAAAAACTCCCCCAATACATCAACACACTTAACGAGCTTCGAGCAAAATTAATTAAAGCTATGTCAGCAGGGCAGGAAGTACTGGTCGAGCAATTCGGCAGACAAGCAGAACAACTTGACAAAATCATTGCTAGTTTGCAACAGGGGGCAGCATGA
- a CDS encoding ISL3 family transposase, protein MTQFLKCLLPGFQLLRLEHEEIDTDEYHITANVSSTQASVQCPVCANPTTRIHSRYERTLADLPCVNYSLTLVMQVCKFFCDNTDCIRRIFTERIPEVTAPWARKTSRLSQKIQTIGLALGGAAGASLCGHIGIVACGSTLLNHLKKLSLPAVKIPRIMGVDDFAFRKGERYGTILVDLELNQPIALLADRKAETLTNWLIEHPGVEILSRDRSKTYKSAMDKGAPAAIQVADRFHLVQNLEETLEKVFSSYSNELKAIEQQQRQTFVPNETVVVVTARPTTTAKLQVQKLTNYQQRVQQQQKIKRLSEQQWSQIAIAQAVGVSVRTVQRHLAAPDLPEIAATNDRSGRSLLEPYKQSLLEWWNAEIRQPKVLMVLLKQQGYTGSERTLTRYLGSVRAAQGLPPSRVKPTLGLPIAIDPQLEPLTKSRAAFLILKRVEHRDAEDTKLIARIVSQHPTLALAVELADEFLRLLREQRADAFDDWLLKAVKSSLKPIVQFAEGLFEDYAAVKASMMTTVSNGPVEGLNNRLKMLKRQMYGRAGLDLLTKRFLLNL, encoded by the coding sequence ATGACCCAATTTCTTAAATGCCTACTCCCAGGTTTCCAACTACTGCGGTTGGAACACGAGGAAATCGACACAGATGAGTATCACATTACCGCAAACGTCTCCTCAACCCAAGCATCAGTCCAGTGCCCAGTGTGTGCGAATCCAACCACACGCATTCATAGCCGTTACGAACGAACATTAGCAGACCTGCCCTGTGTCAACTACAGTTTGACTCTGGTGATGCAAGTGTGTAAGTTCTTCTGCGATAATACCGATTGCATTCGGCGAATCTTCACCGAGCGGATACCGGAAGTGACCGCTCCGTGGGCAAGAAAGACCAGTAGATTAAGCCAAAAAATTCAGACGATCGGATTAGCACTGGGCGGTGCAGCAGGTGCTAGCCTGTGTGGTCACATCGGTATTGTAGCTTGCGGAAGTACGCTATTGAATCACCTCAAGAAGTTATCTCTACCAGCAGTTAAGATTCCTAGAATTATGGGTGTGGATGATTTTGCTTTTCGCAAAGGCGAGCGATACGGTACGATCTTAGTTGATTTAGAACTTAACCAACCGATCGCTCTATTAGCAGACCGCAAAGCAGAAACCTTAACAAATTGGTTGATAGAACATCCTGGGGTCGAAATACTTTCGCGAGATCGCTCGAAAACTTACAAAAGTGCAATGGACAAAGGGGCACCAGCAGCCATTCAAGTAGCCGATAGATTTCATCTGGTGCAAAACCTGGAAGAAACGCTAGAAAAAGTCTTCAGCAGCTATAGCAACGAACTCAAAGCAATCGAACAACAGCAACGGCAGACTTTTGTTCCTAACGAAACCGTCGTGGTTGTAACCGCTCGACCGACTACCACAGCCAAGCTCCAAGTCCAAAAGCTAACGAACTATCAACAGCGCGTGCAACAACAACAAAAAATCAAGCGGCTGAGCGAACAGCAATGGTCACAGATTGCCATTGCTCAGGCGGTTGGGGTCAGCGTGCGAACCGTCCAACGCCATCTAGCCGCACCTGACTTGCCGGAAATAGCTGCGACGAACGACCGATCGGGTCGAAGCTTACTGGAACCCTACAAGCAGTCACTGCTAGAGTGGTGGAATGCAGAAATTCGCCAGCCAAAAGTCCTGATGGTCTTATTAAAACAGCAAGGATACACTGGTAGCGAACGCACTCTAACTCGTTATCTGGGTTCGGTCAGAGCTGCTCAAGGCTTACCACCGAGCCGAGTGAAACCTACCCTCGGTTTACCGATAGCGATCGATCCTCAACTTGAGCCATTAACTAAAAGTCGAGCTGCCTTTTTAATTTTGAAGCGGGTGGAGCATCGAGACGCAGAGGATACCAAACTCATCGCTAGGATCGTCTCGCAGCATCCAACCTTAGCCTTAGCCGTTGAGCTAGCAGATGAGTTTTTACGACTGCTGCGAGAGCAACGAGCAGATGCTTTTGATGATTGGTTGCTTAAGGCTGTTAAAAGTTCGCTCAAACCCATTGTCCAGTTTGCTGAAGGTTTGTTTGAGGACTATGCTGCTGTTAAAGCCAGTATGATGACAACCGTGAGCAATGGTCCAGTCGAAGGTTTGAATAATCGCTTGAAAATGTTAAAGCGACAGATGTATGGACGTGCTGGACTAGATTTACTCACCAAACGGTTTCTTCTGAATCTGTAA
- the istB gene encoding IS21-like element helper ATPase IstB encodes MLHLKQLRLTHMLAHWESLEHQAIQEQWSYAKFLLALCEQETHRRNALRLQRALTEAQLPSAKSFSNFDFTHCPNFNPAPLMQLAEDVTWLERAGNCLIFGPSGVGKTHLAAGLTRKMVELGKRAKFFAANALVQELQHAKLQLQLPALLRKLDRYDLLVLDDLGYVKKSEAETSVLFELIAHRYERKSLLITANQPFSQWDSIFVDSMMTVAAVDRLVHHGTIFEIKSDSYRRQAANDRLNNSQSS; translated from the coding sequence ATTCTCCACCTCAAGCAGCTCCGATTAACTCACATGCTCGCCCACTGGGAATCTCTGGAACACCAAGCTATACAAGAGCAATGGTCTTATGCCAAATTCTTGTTGGCATTATGCGAACAAGAAACACACCGCCGCAACGCTCTCCGGTTGCAACGGGCACTCACCGAGGCTCAACTTCCCAGCGCAAAAAGTTTTTCCAACTTTGATTTTACTCACTGTCCCAACTTCAATCCTGCTCCCTTGATGCAGTTGGCTGAAGATGTCACCTGGCTGGAACGAGCTGGAAATTGTCTGATTTTCGGTCCTTCTGGAGTGGGTAAAACTCATCTGGCTGCTGGATTGACTCGCAAGATGGTGGAGTTGGGTAAGCGAGCTAAGTTCTTTGCTGCTAATGCTTTGGTTCAGGAGTTGCAACATGCCAAGCTGCAATTACAATTGCCCGCTTTACTCAGGAAACTCGACCGCTACGATCTGCTGGTGCTTGACGATCTGGGCTATGTCAAAAAATCTGAGGCCGAAACTTCAGTACTGTTTGAATTAATCGCTCATCGTTATGAGCGTAAAAGTTTACTAATTACTGCCAATCAGCCTTTCAGCCAATGGGATTCAATCTTTGTGGATTCGATGATGACGGTTGCTGCTGTCGATCGATTAGTGCATCATGGCACGATTTTTGAAATCAAGTCTGATAGCTATCGTCGTCAGGCTGCTAACGATCGCCTGAACAACTCTCAATCTTCCTAA
- a CDS encoding tyrosine-type recombinase/integrase: MVLFLQRVLWYDYTMKLNIQKGIDPHTNEIVWLMLDDRYEVVEPIQRYLTYLSTGKSPNTVEAYAYDLKFWWKFLELKTLDWRNINLTDVEDFAYWLRVGDTTKVVSMQPVQAIRSEKTVNRAITAITGFYEYHIANGRVDFKQFDRFHMPYGIGTRGLLTGIAKSKPTRQKLVKLKEPKSFPGCLTDEQVATLVDACHRLRDKLIVLMLNGTGMRKGIRRHC; the protein is encoded by the coding sequence ATGGTTTTATTTCTACAACGTGTTTTGTGGTACGATTACACCATGAAGTTAAACATTCAGAAAGGAATCGACCCCCATACCAATGAAATCGTCTGGCTGATGCTCGACGATCGCTACGAGGTAGTCGAACCCATCCAACGCTATCTCACATACCTCAGTACTGGTAAGTCTCCTAATACCGTCGAGGCATACGCTTACGATCTCAAATTCTGGTGGAAATTTCTCGAACTTAAAACTCTAGACTGGCGCAATATCAACCTAACTGACGTGGAAGATTTTGCGTACTGGTTGAGAGTTGGGGATACAACCAAAGTCGTATCCATGCAACCAGTGCAGGCAATCCGGTCTGAAAAGACCGTCAATCGAGCGATTACTGCCATTACAGGCTTTTACGAATATCACATCGCTAACGGTCGAGTAGACTTCAAACAGTTCGATAGATTTCACATGCCTTATGGGATTGGCACCAGAGGATTGCTCACGGGTATCGCCAAGAGCAAACCCACCAGACAGAAGCTAGTCAAGCTCAAGGAGCCGAAGAGCTTTCCAGGTTGCTTGACTGACGAGCAAGTAGCAACGCTAGTGGATGCCTGTCATCGCCTCAGAGACAAACTTATCGTCCTCATGCTCAACGGTACTGGCATGAGAAAGGGTATTAGACGACACTGTTAA
- a CDS encoding UvrD-helicase domain-containing protein, with amino-acid sequence MTMLENQLRLAISDEFFDAYSRLPKKAQGKMSEVINRFKQAPARSGLNYETIHNSRDKRMRSIRIDEAHRAIILKPDTGNTYILLWADKHDEAYQWATRKRCIINEVSGALQIVDVEAVEAATDRLQEKYVTQTIGKFNALKDRDLMRLGVPNILLPALRQVVTDEDVDQILPHLPTEASDALIMLAAGYAIGEVFAQLEKTKEQPPIDPEDLEAALARVDSRSRFIVITDDAELEEMLAAPLDKWRVFLHPSQRNLVERDASGSVRVLGGAGTGKTVVAIHRAKWLAQHRFNRPSDRILLTTFTKNLAVDIEANLRSICSKEIMQRIRVINIHAWVEEFLKQEGVETTVIYDEAATEQIWEEAYQIAPTELGLPLSFYQEEWRDVVVAQGCQVAKDYLVAKRNGRGTRLSRQQRQAIWVVFEEYRNLLKERGKREPEDAMHDARQILATKGAEALPYQAIIVDEAQDLSDAAFSLLRSIVGESKPNDLFIVGDAHQRIYGKVATLSRCGIDIRGRSKKLRLNYRTTDEIRAWAIAILTGVTADDLDGGLDSTKDYRSLMYGEVPIVRGFNRLEEEIIYLQELLGKIEAQQGLSSICLAVRTNKLLDTYEQALKNLNIRTKRIHRHQADNPAEAGLRLATMHRIKGLQFDYTILPGLNERTMPLQNLIDRASEPSAKEKLLAGERCLLHVAATRAKKQVFVSYFGNPSNFLDLTSHH; translated from the coding sequence ATGACGATGCTAGAAAATCAACTCCGATTAGCAATTTCAGACGAATTTTTTGATGCTTACAGTCGTCTACCCAAGAAAGCTCAGGGTAAAATGTCAGAGGTCATCAATCGCTTTAAACAAGCTCCAGCGCGATCGGGATTAAACTATGAAACGATCCACAATAGTCGCGACAAACGAATGAGATCGATCCGCATCGATGAAGCCCATCGCGCAATTATTCTCAAACCAGATACGGGCAATACTTACATTCTCCTCTGGGCGGATAAACACGATGAAGCTTATCAGTGGGCAACTCGCAAGCGATGTATCATCAATGAAGTTTCTGGTGCCCTCCAGATCGTGGATGTCGAAGCAGTAGAGGCGGCAACCGATCGACTTCAGGAAAAGTACGTCACCCAAACTATCGGTAAATTCAACGCGCTCAAAGATCGAGATTTGATGCGGCTAGGAGTCCCCAATATTCTCTTACCAGCACTGCGTCAAGTAGTCACCGATGAAGATGTAGACCAAATTTTACCCCACCTACCTACCGAAGCCAGTGATGCCCTAATTATGTTGGCAGCGGGCTACGCGATTGGCGAAGTATTTGCCCAACTAGAAAAAACCAAGGAACAACCCCCAATCGATCCCGAAGATTTAGAAGCCGCGCTCGCTCGTGTCGATAGTCGCAGTCGGTTTATCGTCATTACCGACGATGCCGAACTTGAAGAGATGCTGGCAGCTCCACTAGACAAATGGCGAGTATTCCTCCATCCCTCCCAACGAAACCTCGTCGAAAGAGATGCCAGTGGCTCCGTGCGCGTCCTGGGCGGTGCGGGAACGGGCAAAACCGTAGTTGCTATCCATCGAGCTAAATGGCTGGCTCAACACCGCTTTAATCGTCCAAGCGATCGGATTTTACTCACTACATTTACCAAAAACTTAGCCGTCGATATCGAAGCTAACCTCCGCTCGATCTGCTCGAAAGAGATTATGCAGCGAATTCGCGTCATCAATATCCATGCTTGGGTAGAAGAATTTCTCAAGCAAGAAGGAGTAGAAACCACAGTTATTTACGATGAAGCCGCTACAGAGCAAATCTGGGAGGAAGCCTATCAAATCGCACCTACGGAGCTAGGACTACCCCTGAGTTTCTACCAAGAAGAGTGGCGAGATGTTGTCGTAGCCCAAGGATGTCAAGTCGCCAAAGATTATCTAGTTGCCAAGCGCAATGGCAGAGGCACTAGATTGAGTCGTCAACAACGACAAGCGATTTGGGTTGTCTTTGAAGAATATCGCAACTTGTTAAAAGAACGGGGCAAACGCGAACCAGAGGATGCGATGCACGATGCTAGGCAAATTTTGGCAACTAAAGGCGCAGAAGCTCTACCGTATCAAGCAATAATTGTCGATGAAGCTCAAGATTTAAGTGATGCGGCATTCTCCCTGTTGCGATCGATTGTCGGCGAAAGTAAGCCCAACGACTTATTTATTGTCGGCGATGCCCATCAGCGGATTTACGGCAAAGTTGCCACACTCAGCCGTTGCGGTATCGATATTCGAGGTAGATCGAAAAAACTCCGCCTCAACTATCGCACTACTGACGAAATCAGAGCTTGGGCGATCGCGATCTTAACAGGCGTAACTGCCGACGATCTAGATGGCGGGTTGGACTCTACCAAAGATTATCGCTCTTTAATGTATGGAGAAGTCCCGATCGTTCGAGGTTTCAATCGACTGGAAGAGGAAATTATTTATCTTCAAGAACTTTTAGGTAAGATCGAGGCACAACAGGGGCTATCATCTATTTGTCTGGCTGTCAGAACGAATAAATTATTAGATACATACGAACAAGCCCTTAAAAACTTAAATATTCGCACTAAACGCATTCACAGACATCAAGCCGATAACCCAGCAGAAGCAGGATTGAGGTTAGCAACAATGCACCGGATTAAAGGCTTGCAGTTCGACTATACAATTTTACCTGGACTCAACGAGCGGACGATGCCGCTTCAGAACTTAATCGATCGAGCTTCCGAACCATCTGCGAAAGAAAAGCTCCTTGCTGGCGAACGTTGCCTACTACACGTCGCCGCGACTAGAGCGAAAAAACAAGTTTTTGTCAGCTACTTCGGCAATCCCAGTAATTTTTTAGACCTGACTAGCCACCATTAA